From a region of the Bernardetia sp. genome:
- a CDS encoding putative sugar nucleotidyl transferase translates to MNIIFFDSASLRTHLLPFTFTRPVADLRVGILTIKEKFETYFNQYLKNTGHSDTPNHTFSFLTQSYLQEKFPISFGGDENLYINGATLPTLDFFQKIDTLQSETAIFSDNAEGTQLIAFKTKEQFKDVEKFYDYALKVAKQSTEKINIQYLQRTWDIFRNNKQEIEKDFDLITTGRTSQIVTDKNTVLYNEERIFIEEGASIKCAVLNAEKGAIYIGKNASVEEGAIIRGSFALGEGSVINTNSNMRGDTTIGKFCKVGGEVSNCVFFGYSNKGHDGFLGNAVIGEWCNLGAATNCSNLKNNYGTVRIWNYSEENYEKTELQFCGLLMGDHSKSGICTMFNTATVVGTGANVFGEGFPPKFIPSFAWGNGNHQTKFVTTHIDALFKTAERMMSRRDVEFTEVEKRLLTKVFEETDNYRFWESNPMFS, encoded by the coding sequence ATGAATATCATTTTTTTTGATTCTGCTTCACTCCGAACTCACTTACTACCTTTTACATTTACTCGTCCTGTAGCTGACTTGCGTGTCGGTATTCTGACAATTAAAGAAAAATTTGAAACTTATTTCAATCAGTATCTTAAAAATACAGGTCATTCAGATACTCCAAATCATACATTTTCATTTCTAACGCAAAGCTACTTACAAGAGAAGTTTCCAATTTCATTTGGAGGAGACGAGAACCTATACATCAATGGAGCTACCTTACCAACACTAGATTTTTTTCAAAAAATAGATACTCTTCAGTCAGAAACAGCTATTTTCTCAGATAATGCAGAAGGAACTCAGCTCATTGCTTTCAAGACAAAAGAGCAGTTTAAAGACGTAGAAAAATTTTATGACTACGCTCTAAAAGTGGCAAAACAAAGTACCGAAAAAATAAATATTCAATACTTACAAAGAACGTGGGATATTTTCAGAAACAACAAACAAGAAATTGAAAAAGACTTTGATTTAATTACTACAGGACGCACAAGCCAAATTGTTACAGATAAAAATACTGTTTTATATAATGAAGAACGCATTTTTATAGAAGAAGGAGCAAGCATAAAATGTGCTGTTTTGAATGCAGAAAAAGGAGCGATTTATATTGGAAAAAATGCAAGTGTTGAGGAAGGTGCAATTATTCGTGGCTCGTTTGCGCTTGGTGAAGGTTCAGTTATCAATACAAATTCAAATATGAGAGGTGACACCACCATTGGAAAGTTTTGCAAAGTAGGTGGAGAGGTCAGCAACTGTGTATTTTTTGGATATTCTAATAAAGGACACGACGGTTTCTTAGGAAATGCCGTTATTGGAGAATGGTGTAATTTAGGCGCAGCTACCAACTGTTCTAACCTAAAAAACAACTATGGAACAGTCAGAATTTGGAATTACTCAGAAGAAAATTATGAAAAAACAGAGCTTCAATTTTGTGGACTTCTGATGGGTGACCATAGCAAATCTGGAATCTGTACGATGTTCAATACAGCGACTGTTGTAGGAACAGGAGCAAATGTTTTTGGAGAAGGTTTTCCTCCTAAGTTTATCCCGTCATTTGCATGGGGCAATGGAAACCATCAAACCAAATTTGTAACCACACACATTGATGCACTTTTCAAAACAGCCGAAAGAATGATGAGCCGTAGAGATGTAGAATTTACAGAAGTAGAAAAAAGATTATTAACAAAAGTATTTGAAGAAACTGATAATTATAGATTTTGGGAATCAAATCCAATGTTTAGTTAA
- a CDS encoding DUF434 domain-containing protein, whose product MPHSQKHRGANPKDHAAFATKHIENLQQAVSDLSWLLSKEYSPKASLKLVGDKFYLTDRQRKAIQSASSDEQSLRLRKDKEISIDDDFKKLNSTLVIDGYNLLITTECALSGAPLFIGLDDCLRDIASIHSTYRKVEETLPALELIGKVIEELEINDIIWILDAPISNSGRLKKIIEELAEEKQWNWKVVLEKQADKSIVELSEKENHVVASCDAWITINASRWTNLCSFIVESYVPSAWIVDLRK is encoded by the coding sequence ATGCCTCATTCTCAAAAACACAGAGGAGCAAATCCAAAAGACCATGCTGCTTTTGCTACAAAACATATAGAAAATCTTCAGCAAGCTGTTTCTGATTTGTCGTGGCTGCTTTCTAAAGAGTATTCTCCAAAAGCATCTCTAAAACTGGTAGGAGATAAATTTTATCTTACCGACCGTCAGAGAAAAGCCATTCAATCGGCAAGTTCGGATGAACAAAGTTTAAGATTAAGAAAAGATAAAGAGATTAGTATTGATGATGATTTTAAAAAGCTAAACTCTACTTTGGTTATTGATGGTTATAACTTACTTATCACAACAGAGTGTGCACTTTCGGGCGCACCTCTTTTTATTGGTTTGGATGACTGCTTGCGTGACATTGCCAGTATCCACTCTACTTACCGAAAGGTAGAAGAAACTTTGCCAGCCTTAGAACTTATAGGAAAAGTCATTGAAGAATTAGAGATAAATGATATAATATGGATTTTAGATGCTCCGATTTCAAATAGTGGTAGGCTAAAGAAAATAATAGAAGAGTTGGCAGAAGAAAAACAATGGAATTGGAAAGTAGTTTTGGAAAAACAAGCTGATAAATCCATCGTGGAATTAAGCGAAAAAGAAAACCACGTTGTAGCTTCTTGCGATGCTTGGATTACTATAAATGCTTCAAGGTGGACAAATCTATGTAGTTTTATTGTAGAAAGTTACGTTCCCTCTGCTTGGATTGTAGATTTGAGAAAATGA
- a CDS encoding DUF4837 family protein, whose product MKFQTIFKLTFFFFLSITITSLSSCSGEKDAEKTFSYRDFLPPSKGGRGEILLQMDSSKWEGDLGAAVRELYMAPMPGFPQPAEPIFKLYHAAPKKVNDLLEEYHSIFVILSLESKTIDSDILRKKFSKESLDRIAADTTPYLIVKKDVNAKNQQVVYLIGKDDEQLIKHLQANEEKLREIFYKTERRRSYLVAFRGGEQTGRMERYQKEHGFKISIPQGYQEAKDINEQDSGFVFLRMIDNANGRDRNVFVAYKPYTSQKQLSADSVLAWRRELGEAYMKDPDRGSYMTDQTDVIPYFSQEINFKGSYAIEIRALWKLTSNTSGGPFLGYLIVDETKNRLYYIEGFIYAPTHKKRDYIREVESILWTFEP is encoded by the coding sequence ATGAAATTTCAGACCATCTTCAAACTTACTTTTTTCTTCTTTCTCTCAATTACCATAACTTCTCTCTCGTCTTGTTCTGGCGAAAAAGATGCAGAAAAAACCTTCTCATACAGAGATTTTCTTCCTCCTTCGAAGGGTGGACGTGGTGAAATTTTACTCCAAATGGATTCTAGTAAATGGGAAGGCGATTTAGGAGCTGCTGTTCGTGAACTCTATATGGCTCCTATGCCTGGATTTCCACAACCAGCAGAACCTATTTTCAAGCTCTACCACGCTGCTCCCAAAAAAGTCAATGATTTGCTAGAAGAATACCATTCTATTTTTGTGATTTTGTCATTGGAAAGCAAAACAATAGATAGTGATATTTTACGTAAAAAATTCTCAAAAGAAAGCCTAGATAGAATTGCAGCCGATACAACACCTTATCTTATTGTAAAAAAAGATGTAAATGCTAAAAATCAGCAAGTGGTTTATTTGATAGGAAAAGATGATGAGCAGCTTATCAAACACCTACAAGCAAATGAAGAAAAATTAAGAGAAATTTTCTATAAAACCGAACGTCGTCGCTCTTATTTAGTCGCTTTTAGAGGTGGAGAACAGACAGGTAGAATGGAACGTTACCAAAAAGAACACGGTTTCAAAATAAGTATTCCACAAGGCTATCAAGAGGCTAAAGATATAAATGAGCAGGATTCAGGTTTTGTATTTCTAAGAATGATAGACAATGCAAACGGACGAGACCGAAATGTTTTTGTAGCCTATAAACCTTATACCTCACAAAAACAGCTGAGTGCTGATAGCGTTTTGGCGTGGCGAAGAGAGCTTGGCGAAGCCTACATGAAAGACCCAGATAGAGGTTCGTATATGACAGACCAAACAGATGTAATTCCTTATTTTTCACAGGAAATTAATTTCAAAGGAAGCTATGCTATAGAAATTCGTGCGCTTTGGAAACTTACTTCAAATACTTCTGGAGGTCCTTTCTTAGGATATTTGATTGTAGATGAGACTAAAAACAGACTCTACTACATTGAAGGTTTTATTTATGCTCCTACACACAAAAAGCGTGATTACATTCGTGAAGTAGAAAGCATCTTATGGACATTTGAACCATAG
- a CDS encoding immunity 51 family protein, with protein MENTDFENKIKPFFWTDHETSASVCLTVGEYKTEIFETRADEGFEGGGYDWASLARVFLEEKQPEWTEVIRFDPEGSMYCAYSSDKEALKEFSLKFKEACENEKLIQDLFSRAELD; from the coding sequence ATGGAAAATACAGATTTCGAAAATAAAATAAAGCCATTTTTTTGGACAGACCACGAAACAAGTGCATCAGTTTGTTTGACTGTAGGAGAATACAAAACAGAAATTTTTGAGACACGAGCTGATGAAGGATTTGAAGGTGGTGGCTACGATTGGGCTTCGTTGGCACGAGTATTTTTAGAAGAAAAGCAACCTGAGTGGACAGAAGTTATACGTTTTGACCCTGAGGGGAGTATGTATTGTGCCTACTCCTCTGATAAAGAAGCTCTAAAAGAGTTTAGTTTGAAGTTTAAAGAAGCCTGTGAAAATGAAAAACTCATACAGGATTTGTTTTCAAGAGCAGAGTTAGATTAG
- the ruvX gene encoding Holliday junction resolvase RuvX codes for MGRLLAIDYGQKRVGLAVSDNDKIIATALETVAENEVLDYLKEYVEKENVEIFVLGMPKRLDNSPSSNAAAVEKFQKKLETIFPDIPISLEDERFTSSLALDAMISGGMSKKNRRNKANVDKISAVLILQTYMERTQSY; via the coding sequence ATGGGAAGATTATTAGCCATTGATTATGGGCAAAAACGAGTAGGACTCGCCGTTTCAGACAATGATAAAATTATTGCAACAGCACTAGAAACAGTAGCTGAAAATGAGGTGTTAGATTATTTAAAGGAGTATGTAGAAAAAGAAAATGTAGAAATTTTTGTATTGGGAATGCCTAAAAGACTAGACAACTCACCTTCTAGCAATGCAGCAGCCGTAGAAAAATTTCAAAAGAAATTAGAAACCATTTTCCCAGACATTCCTATTTCTTTGGAAGACGAACGTTTTACTTCTTCGCTTGCCTTAGATGCAATGATTAGTGGAGGAATGAGTAAAAAAAATCGTCGTAATAAAGCTAATGTAGATAAAATAAGTGCCGTTTTGATTTTACAGACCTATATGGAGAGAACACAAAGCTATTAA
- a CDS encoding KdsC family phosphatase: MDNSLKQKIQNIKIILTDIDGVMTDGKIIYDDNFLEYKHFNVKDGFIIKPLQKLGFKVGAITGRTSEVVKKRLEELNFDFHYHGKGGKNAKLTTFQTILKDNIVNPENIAYIGDDWIDLPILMRCGLSAAPKDAMSEVVKRVDYITERKGGEGAFREFAELILDGQDKLDDLIKEYL, translated from the coding sequence ATGGATAATTCTCTAAAACAAAAAATACAAAATATTAAAATCATTCTCACTGATATAGATGGTGTAATGACAGATGGAAAAATTATTTATGATGACAATTTTTTAGAATACAAGCACTTCAATGTAAAAGATGGTTTTATCATTAAGCCTCTTCAAAAGTTAGGTTTTAAGGTGGGAGCAATTACTGGCAGAACCTCCGAAGTAGTTAAGAAAAGGTTAGAAGAACTTAATTTTGATTTTCATTATCACGGAAAAGGAGGTAAAAATGCTAAACTAACAACATTTCAGACTATTTTAAAGGACAACATAGTAAACCCTGAAAATATAGCCTATATCGGGGATGATTGGATAGACTTACCTATCTTGATGCGCTGTGGACTGAGTGCTGCTCCCAAAGATGCTATGAGTGAAGTAGTCAAGAGGGTAGATTACATCACAGAAAGAAAAGGAGGAGAAGGTGCATTTAGGGAGTTTGCAGAGCTTATTTTAGATGGACAGGACAAACTAGACGATTTGATTAAGGAATATTTGTAA
- a CDS encoding SpoIIE family protein phosphatase, translating to MKYKHYLLLTLLLLFVSPTFAQEGTPPMEVFNPSDYNGAPDIRAVMQSKRGFLYVSSTDGSILEYDGVSWNKIPVPCQYVNTIKEDKNGNIFFVDMFLTCASYLRPNTKTGAWEVMPINFNLPDSIRQSGRVQIRLHQANEEIYFILTSSTPNIFDGISQVYKFENGELQPQKFELPSQKRIFITPQRIFQSQEEGKITVYDFEGIQTDSITITITSQQGPYQIEELGKDKFLILTVFDNLWVYDIKTKETKPLLSPNEAQIISTAQALNFHQLNNGNIAVGTVRKGLFILNKEGKIIKNISTAEGLNDDIVMVTTQDQQNQLWAGLYNGINKIDINAPISVWTKREGVLGSTTDNIIKFQNTYFAATISNLLYLDEKDNLWKPVEGTNIENHIAGILTLEDDKKHLFVGNINGVYEIVRNDTGGWKVKYILQAGTQFRIRGVANHISQPNKIYVWTLFGGIGYINYEENQTQIQPIESLKETQIIGGVTSIIQGDIWSVTRERRRPFKIDLPTEEVTILPYDSSYVGYYDGEFLLYNGSLDSTFKLDSEYKKTYYPELSQVISPYSDENLIMARDSLGSIWLFKAQEFFVRVFRKTEKGYQRDNFLEQSLGKYVVRGIYSDPDDKNIVWVSTSVGVLRADMSKSEITSASQENFNTYIRQIKIGKDSVIFDGNFVQTQKLDNDSTLNIVLANQPKEDLLSLTFDNNAIAFNVASPFFIEEKQIQFAYFLEGLDEKWSEWTSLNVKEYNNLKEGKYTFKVKAKNYLGQESTEATYQFEVLPPWHRTTLAFVLYFVFGAGIIFGSTRLYTHRLRKQNEHLENMVRERTDQIMQVNTELQQQNEEIVQQRDQLDTKNQQIEEQNKNIVSSINYAKRIQTALLPMEERVKQQIPKHFIFYQPRDIVSGDFYWIEKVEDKIIIAVADCTGHGVPGAFMSMLGSSGLSDAVFQQKLTSPELILTHLHNYIFSALKQSKSDNRDGMDIAIVVWNKAQNQLHYAGAMNPLYFIQNEELQTIKADKIPVGGTVSRERIYTPHTINLTTETTIYLASDGYQDQFGGKDSRKFMTKRFRELLLEISHLPMPEQEKRMADVFERWKGSHKQIDDVLVMGMKLS from the coding sequence ATGAAATATAAACACTACTTACTACTTACTTTATTATTATTATTTGTCTCTCCTACTTTTGCACAAGAGGGAACACCTCCAATGGAAGTTTTTAATCCATCCGACTACAATGGAGCTCCTGATATTCGTGCAGTCATGCAGAGTAAAAGAGGTTTTTTATATGTAAGCTCTACTGATGGAAGTATTTTGGAATACGATGGAGTATCTTGGAATAAAATTCCTGTGCCTTGTCAGTATGTCAATACTATAAAAGAAGATAAAAATGGAAATATTTTCTTTGTAGATATGTTTTTAACTTGTGCATCTTATCTACGTCCAAATACTAAAACAGGAGCTTGGGAAGTGATGCCAATAAATTTTAATTTACCAGATTCTATTAGACAAAGTGGACGAGTACAAATTAGACTACACCAAGCTAACGAAGAAATATATTTTATACTTACAAGTTCTACTCCTAATATATTTGATGGAATCAGTCAAGTTTATAAGTTTGAAAATGGCGAGCTACAACCACAAAAATTTGAACTGCCTAGTCAAAAACGTATATTCATAACTCCACAAAGAATTTTTCAATCACAAGAAGAAGGAAAAATTACGGTTTATGACTTTGAGGGTATACAAACAGATTCTATTACCATTACTATTACTTCACAACAAGGACCTTATCAAATTGAAGAGCTTGGGAAGGATAAATTTTTAATTCTAACAGTCTTTGATAATCTTTGGGTATATGATATAAAAACAAAAGAAACCAAACCACTGCTTTCCCCTAATGAAGCACAAATAATTAGTACTGCACAAGCCCTTAACTTTCACCAGCTCAACAATGGAAATATTGCTGTTGGAACAGTAAGAAAGGGACTGTTTATTCTTAATAAAGAAGGAAAAATAATCAAAAATATATCTACTGCTGAGGGTTTGAATGATGATATTGTAATGGTAACTACACAAGACCAGCAAAATCAACTTTGGGCAGGACTTTACAATGGCATTAATAAAATAGACATCAATGCACCCATTAGTGTTTGGACAAAACGAGAAGGAGTTTTGGGAAGTACGACTGATAATATTATTAAATTTCAAAACACCTACTTTGCTGCCACAATAAGCAATTTATTATATTTAGATGAAAAAGATAATCTTTGGAAGCCTGTTGAAGGCACTAATATAGAAAATCATATTGCTGGAATACTAACCCTAGAAGATGATAAAAAGCATTTATTTGTTGGAAATATCAATGGGGTGTATGAAATTGTGAGAAACGATACAGGAGGTTGGAAAGTAAAATACATTCTTCAAGCAGGGACTCAATTTAGAATTAGAGGGGTAGCAAATCATATATCCCAACCTAATAAGATATATGTTTGGACATTATTTGGAGGTATTGGATATATCAATTATGAGGAAAACCAAACACAGATACAGCCTATAGAATCATTAAAAGAAACACAAATAATAGGAGGTGTTACAAGCATAATACAGGGAGATATTTGGTCTGTAACAAGAGAAAGAAGACGTCCTTTTAAAATAGATTTACCTACTGAAGAAGTAACTATTTTACCTTATGATAGTAGTTATGTAGGTTACTATGATGGAGAATTTTTATTATATAATGGTAGCCTTGACTCTACATTCAAGTTAGACTCAGAGTATAAAAAAACATATTATCCAGAGCTAAGTCAAGTTATATCTCCATATAGTGATGAAAATTTGATTATGGCAAGAGATAGCTTAGGTTCTATTTGGCTTTTTAAAGCGCAAGAGTTTTTTGTAAGAGTGTTTCGTAAAACAGAGAAGGGCTACCAAAGAGATAATTTTTTAGAGCAGTCTCTAGGCAAATATGTTGTAAGAGGCATTTACTCAGACCCAGATGACAAAAATATAGTGTGGGTAAGCACAAGTGTAGGTGTTTTGAGAGCTGATATGTCAAAATCAGAAATTACGAGTGCTAGTCAAGAAAATTTCAATACCTATATTCGTCAAATCAAAATTGGAAAAGATTCTGTTATCTTTGATGGTAATTTTGTTCAAACTCAAAAATTGGATAATGATTCAACATTAAATATCGTCTTAGCAAATCAGCCTAAAGAAGACTTACTTTCTCTGACTTTTGATAATAATGCGATTGCTTTTAACGTCGCTTCACCATTTTTTATTGAGGAAAAGCAAATACAGTTTGCTTATTTCTTAGAAGGCTTAGATGAAAAATGGTCAGAATGGACAAGCCTAAACGTCAAAGAATACAACAATCTCAAAGAAGGAAAATACACTTTCAAAGTAAAAGCTAAAAACTATTTAGGGCAAGAAAGTACAGAAGCTACTTATCAGTTTGAGGTATTACCACCTTGGCACAGAACCACACTTGCATTCGTATTATATTTTGTTTTCGGTGCAGGAATTATTTTTGGCTCTACACGTCTTTACACGCATCGCCTAAGAAAGCAAAATGAACACTTGGAAAATATGGTTCGTGAGCGTACCGACCAAATAATGCAAGTAAATACTGAACTTCAACAACAAAATGAAGAAATTGTACAGCAAAGAGACCAGTTAGATACTAAAAATCAGCAAATTGAGGAGCAGAATAAAAATATTGTTTCTAGTATCAATTATGCAAAGCGCATTCAGACAGCCCTTTTACCAATGGAAGAGCGTGTAAAACAGCAAATTCCAAAGCATTTTATTTTTTATCAACCTCGTGATATTGTCAGTGGCGATTTTTACTGGATAGAAAAAGTAGAAGATAAAATTATCATTGCAGTAGCTGATTGTACAGGACATGGAGTTCCAGGGGCATTTATGTCTATGCTAGGAAGTAGTGGACTTTCAGACGCTGTTTTTCAGCAAAAACTCACTTCTCCAGAACTTATACTAACACATTTACACAATTATATTTTTTCAGCTCTAAAACAAAGCAAATCCGACAACCGAGACGGAATGGACATTGCCATCGTTGTTTGGAACAAAGCTCAAAATCAACTTCATTATGCAGGAGCAATGAATCCACTTTATTTTATTCAAAATGAAGAACTACAAACTATCAAAGCAGATAAAATCCCAGTAGGTGGAACTGTTTCAAGGGAGCGAATTTATACTCCTCATACTATCAATCTCACTACTGAAACAACTATTTATCTTGCTTCGGATGGTTATCAAGACCAGTTTGGTGGAAAAGATAGTAGAAAGTTTATGACAAAGCGTTTTAGAGAGCTTCTTTTAGAAATTTCTCATTTGCCAATGCCAGAACAGGAAAAACGAATGGCAGATGTTTTTGAAAGGTGGAAAGGTAGTCATAAACAAATAGATGATGTTTTGGTAATGGGAATGAAGTTGAGCTAA